A window of Xylanivirga thermophila genomic DNA:
TACCCTAGTTCGTTCAAATGGTTCATCAAGCTCCACTATTTCATGCATTTTATCTTCTATTCTTTTTACCTGTCTAGGAGTCAATGAAAAGTCACCATGTACCTCACAATAAAGCCCATTTCCCAAAGAATGTTCTATAGATACATAACAATGAGGGAAAATTTCCCTACATGCCCTTATAAACAAAAATGATAAACCTCTTATATATATCCTAATACCATCATCACTGGTTAGATCTAGAAATTCAATATTGCAGTCATTCGCTAATTTATAAGACAATTCTCTTATATTATTATCAACCTTAGCAGCTACAACTTGATTATTATAGTGATCACTCAAATCCATATATACCTTCTCCAGATCTGTTCCTATGGGATACTCATATATTTTATTCTTTATATTTACCTTTATTATATTATTCATTAGTGTGCCTCCCTTTTTCATTCTCTTTTCCAAAATTAAACATTGTAATAGCATAGCTCTTTAATTTATTATATACCATTTCATGAATAGTTCCCGCTTCAAAAGTGCCATCGTTTAATTTTTTACCTGCCGGTATACCAGTTAATATTTCAATACCGTCATCTATAGTCTTCACTGCATAAATATGAAAAAGTCCCTTATCTACCGCCTCTATCACTTCATCCTTGAGTGTTAGATTTTTGATATTTTGAAATGGTATAATAACTCCTTGCTCACCAGTTAATCCCATTGTCTTACACAGATCAAAAAAACCTTCTATCTTATATGTGACCCCTCCTACTGGTTGTATTTCCCCTTTCTGATTTACTGAACCAGTTACTGCAATACCCTGCTTTATTGGAACTTCTGCCAAACTGGACAATATGGCATATAGTTCAGTACTCGAGGCACTGTCTCCGTCAATTCCACTATATAACTGTTCAAATGTAATACTAGCGCTTAATGTGAGCGGAATATTCTGAGCATATTTTCGGCCTATATATCCTTCAAGTATCATTACACCTTTGCTATGGGTATTACCACTCATGGAAACCTCCCGTTCTATATTTACTATTCCATTTTTACCTATATACGTATTGGCAGTTATTCTACTGGGTTTCCCAAATGTGAAATTTCCCATATTCATCACTGCCAAACCATTTATCTGACCTATTTCTTCTCCATCAATATCAACCATTATAGTGCCATCTTGTAGAATCTCCAAAAGTTTTTTATCATACTTGCTAGATCTATATAGCTTTTCATGTATCGCACGGCTCACATCATGTGCTGTTATAATATCCATACCTTCTATTTGTGCCCAAGTATCCGCTTCTGCTATAATTTCTACTATCTCATTAAACCTGGTAGAAAATTTTTGCTGATTTTCTACCAATCTAGAACTATACTCTGCAACCTTAATCACCGCTTTTTTTGTAAAATGCCTGCTTCTTTCTCGTTCACAAAATCCGCTTATAAACTGTGCAATATCTATCAAATTATGTTCATTAGCCTCCATCTCATCATCAAAATCTACCTTTATCTTAAATAACTTTTGAAAATCTTCATCGAATTGGTACAATAGTTGAAATATATACTCGCTTCCTATAAGCACTATTTTTATATCTATGGGTATGGGATCAGGCTTTAAAGTAGAAGTACCGAAAAGACCAAATTGGTCGCGCAGATTCTCTATTGAAATACTCTTTGTTTTTAAGATTTTTTTCAAATTTTCCCATATGTATGATGTGCTTAGTATATCCTTAACCTGCAAAATTAAATATCCACCATTGCCTATGTGTATACTACCTGGTTTTATCATAGAAAAATCAGTAACTAATGTACCTAATTTATTTTCGTATTCTATTGTCCCAAACAAATTATTAAAGGTGGGATTATATTCTACTATCACTGGTGCACCATCGACTTTACTATTATCCACCAAAAGATTTACTGAATACTTGTTCGGTATCTTTTTTTGTTGATTATGAAGCAATTTGGTAAATGTTTGCTGTTCATTATCATTTTCATCATCTTCTTTAAAGTCATCAAGATTCGATAATATATCCTCCTCTAATGCATCAAGATATTTTAATACCTTAGGAAATTCATTATATTTATCTTTTATTTCATCCACATGTAGTCTTACAGCAAATAGTCCGATCTCATTTTCCAACTTTCTCCATCCTATGCTTGCATCTTTTTCTAAATCCTTCATTTTCCGTAAAAAATCTACAGCCTGTATCTGTATATCATTTAATTTATTGTTGATTACTTTCTTTGTATTATCATCCAATTCATCATACTCATCTTCATTAAGTTCCTTACCATCTATTATAGGAGTGAAATATATCCCTGAATTACCTGCATTTACTTTAAATCCTTGTTCTTTTGCATAGCCATCAAATTCCTGAAATATAATATTTCTCTTATCTTGAATCTTTTTTAGTATCTCTGTCTTCTGTTTTTCATAATCTTCTCCTCTAAATGCCTTTACTATCTCTTCTCTCACATCAATTATAAGTTTTTTTATATCCTTAGTAAAAATCTTTCCCATCCCATGAGGCAAACTTATCGCTGTAGGTTGACTGGGATTTTCAAAATTATATACATAACACCAGTCATCTGGTATCTGCTGTTTCTTTGCTATCATAGAGATATAATCTCTGGCATATGTGGTTTTTCCAGTACCACTTATTCCACTTATATATATATTATAACCCGTTCTATTAATCTTAGTGCCAAATTCCATAGCTTTAACAGCCCGTTCTTGACCTATTATACCATTAAGCGGTTGCAAGTCCTTAGTAGATTTAAAAGGGAGTTTTGCCGGATCCCAATATTTTTTTAATTGAAATTTGCCTAATTCATAAATTCCCATATCATTGAATCCTCCTTAAAATCAAGCAGACATCCTATATCTTTATTAAACATCATATTGCTTAATAAAACAATATGTTAAGTGTAAAAGGGTTATGAAGCAATCGAATTTATTTTACTCACAATGCTAATACTAATTTTGAGGTGATAATATGACAAGAAAAAAAATTATATATAAATTTTTCCCCATAATTTTAATCGTTATTATATTCTCAATAACTAGTTGTAAATCTGTAAACAAGCGGCCATCGGGTCAAAAAGATAATATTGGATCTAAACAAAGCGAACAAAAGAAGCAACCTCCAAAATCCCTATCTTCATTGGAAAATAGTACAAAAAAAATGATAGAAGATCTGGAAAATATAAAGAAAAACAAACAGAATAAAAATGAAAAAGATCGAGAAAAAAAGCAATCCGAAGAATCCCAAAGCAATGAAAAAAATGATGAACAAAATACAAAAGGTGAGAAACAAACAAAAGAAAATACAAGCAACAAAACAGCTTCAAAAGAAACTCAAATAAACTGGGAAGTTTTTGATAAAAACATACAGGAAATGCATAAAAAATGGAATGAATATGAAGTACAAGCAAAGGAAGATGGGGCCGATTCCCAATTAATCAACGCCTTCAAAAGTCAGTTAAACTTATTAACTGAAAAAATAATGGGCAAAAATGAATATGAAGTATTGGTTGAAGCAAATAACCTTTATAAATATTTTCCTCAATTTTTAAATCTATATAAGCATAATGCGCCGCCAGAAACACTAGAAATAAAATATTATGCACGCCAGATATTAATAGATGCTGAGAAAAATAGCTGGGAAAATACAAACATCCTGCTTGATGGAATAAAAAAATCATGGGCCACTGCAAAATCTAGAATGGAAAAACCTGATAAGACTCTTAATAAAATGATTGATTTTGCAATAGAAGACTTTATTAAAGTAACTAACGAGAAAAAATTAGAACTTGCCAAGCTAAAGGGACAAATATTAATGGATAATATAGACAAGATAAAATAAACATGGAAGGATGTCCTTCCATGTTTATTTTATCTTTACCCATGCAAGACCCATGCAAGGAATTTTGTGCATCTGTACCTTTGGGTAAAAATTACCTCGTTATAGATCCCATAACCCCATATTACTCGTGGATACTGCTATAGCTCCCGCCTTCAATGCCTGAATTATATCACTTTTTTGAGTCACCATACCGCCTGCTATTATGGGTTGACTTATCCTTCTCTTAAGCTCGTCAATCGCCCTTGGTATAAGACCAGGCATTACCTCTACAAAATCAGGCTCATAGTTTTTTATCATATTTATCCCACTTACAAAAGACATTGAATCTATAAGGAACAATCGCTGTACTGTTATAAGCCCTACTTCTTTGCCATATCTTAAAAGATTATTACGAGTAGATATAATGCCATGAGGTTTTATCCGTTCATTTACATATTTAACAGATACTAAATCCTTTCCCAATCCGTCAATTAAATCCATATGAACAAATACTTTTCTACCACTTTTTTTAAGCGCATTTACCCGATCTTCTATTGTCAAGATATTACTTGAGAGTATAAATACCACTTCTACAGATGATGGTATATCATCCTCCCCTATTCTATCATTTGGAATAGCTGCTATTATAGGACTATTATCCAAACAATTCACTATGCTTTTGATCATATGCGTCTCCCTCTTTATCATGCAATTTCTATAGAAGCCTCTTCATGCAAATTTAATTTTGCTATAGCCATCTCCCGCAATTTATATTTTTGTACCTTTCCGCTTGCCGTTAAAGGATATTCCTCCACAAACCAGACATATTTAGGACATTTAAATCTGGATAATCCACCCCTTACAAATTCTATTATATCATCTTCATTTGGAGGATTCTCTATATTTTTTTTGAGAATTATACAGGCCATTATCTCTTCTCCATATTTTTTATCGGGAACCCCTATTACCTGAGCATCTTGAATGGCCGGATGGGTATATAAAAACTCCTCAATCTCCCTGGGATATATATTTTCCCCACCACGAATTATCATATCTTTGAGCCTACCTGTTATTTTACAATATCCCCTATCATCCATAACAGCCAAATCTCCCGTATGGAGCCACCCATCCTCATCTATTACCATTTTGGTGGCTTCCTCCATCTTATAATAACCTTTCATAATTCCATAGCTTTTTGCTATTAATTCTCCTTGAACTCCATTAGGCAATTCTTCTTTTGTTTCCGGATCCACTATTTTTACTTCTACTCCCGGGAGAGGTCTACCAACGGTTGATACCCTTATATATATAGGATCATCTGCACGGGTTTGAGTAATAACAGGTGCTGCTTCAGTCTGCCCATAGGCTATTGTAATCTCTTTCATATTCATCTTATCTACTACCTGCTTCATTATCTTTACGGGACATAGCGAGCCAGCCATAATACCAGTACGCAATGAAGAAAAGTTAAACTTATTAAATTCGTCGCTCTCTAGCATAGATATAAACATTGTAGGCACCCCATGCAGAGCAGTACACTGCTCCTTCTCAACTATTTTCATTACTTTTATAGGATTAAAATGATCCAGGGATACCATCGTTGCAGCATGTGTAACGCATGCCATCACACCAAGTACACAACCGAAACAATGAAAAAATGGCACTGGTATGCATAATCTATCCTCATATGACAGATTCATACATTTTGCTATGGCATCTCCATTGTTTATTATATTATAGTGGGTAAGCATAACTCCCTTTGGGAATCCTGTAGTTCCTGATGTATATTGCATGTTTATAACATCATGGGGGCTTAGTGAATTTTGTATATGATCCAAATATTTATCAGATACTAACTCACCCAATTCATATAATTCATCAAAAGCATACATACCCTGATATTTTTCATCACCAATATATATGATATTCCTTAAAAAG
This region includes:
- a CDS encoding Lon protease family protein, giving the protein MGIYELGKFQLKKYWDPAKLPFKSTKDLQPLNGIIGQERAVKAMEFGTKINRTGYNIYISGISGTGKTTYARDYISMIAKKQQIPDDWCYVYNFENPSQPTAISLPHGMGKIFTKDIKKLIIDVREEIVKAFRGEDYEKQKTEILKKIQDKRNIIFQEFDGYAKEQGFKVNAGNSGIYFTPIIDGKELNEDEYDELDDNTKKVINNKLNDIQIQAVDFLRKMKDLEKDASIGWRKLENEIGLFAVRLHVDEIKDKYNEFPKVLKYLDALEEDILSNLDDFKEDDENDNEQQTFTKLLHNQQKKIPNKYSVNLLVDNSKVDGAPVIVEYNPTFNNLFGTIEYENKLGTLVTDFSMIKPGSIHIGNGGYLILQVKDILSTSYIWENLKKILKTKSISIENLRDQFGLFGTSTLKPDPIPIDIKIVLIGSEYIFQLLYQFDEDFQKLFKIKVDFDDEMEANEHNLIDIAQFISGFCERERSRHFTKKAVIKVAEYSSRLVENQQKFSTRFNEIVEIIAEADTWAQIEGMDIITAHDVSRAIHEKLYRSSKYDKKLLEILQDGTIMVDIDGEEIGQINGLAVMNMGNFTFGKPSRITANTYIGKNGIVNIEREVSMSGNTHSKGVMILEGYIGRKYAQNIPLTLSASITFEQLYSGIDGDSASSTELYAILSSLAEVPIKQGIAVTGSVNQKGEIQPVGGVTYKIEGFFDLCKTMGLTGEQGVIIPFQNIKNLTLKDEVIEAVDKGLFHIYAVKTIDDGIEILTGIPAGKKLNDGTFEAGTIHEMVYNKLKSYAITMFNFGKENEKGRHTNE
- a CDS encoding glycerol-3-phosphate responsive antiterminator, with the translated sequence MIKSIVNCLDNSPIIAAIPNDRIGEDDIPSSVEVVFILSSNILTIEDRVNALKKSGRKVFVHMDLIDGLGKDLVSVKYVNERIKPHGIISTRNNLLRYGKEVGLITVQRLFLIDSMSFVSGINMIKNYEPDFVEVMPGLIPRAIDELKRRISQPIIAGGMVTQKSDIIQALKAGAIAVSTSNMGLWDL
- a CDS encoding AMP-binding protein; protein product: MMNITMGKLLAMQAQRYAEHEAVVYPFENIRWTYSEFNAKVEQIAKGMIKIGIKKNDHVAIWATNVPEWLLCQFATAKIGAVLVTVNTNYKAFELEYLLKQSDVSTLVMTSGFKDSDYIKILNNLCPELKDSQPGHLRSAKFPFLRNIIYIGDEKYQGMYAFDELYELGELVSDKYLDHIQNSLSPHDVINMQYTSGTTGFPKGVMLTHYNIINNGDAIAKCMNLSYEDRLCIPVPFFHCFGCVLGVMACVTHAATMVSLDHFNPIKVMKIVEKEQCTALHGVPTMFISMLESDEFNKFNFSSLRTGIMAGSLCPVKIMKQVVDKMNMKEITIAYGQTEAAPVITQTRADDPIYIRVSTVGRPLPGVEVKIVDPETKEELPNGVQGELIAKSYGIMKGYYKMEEATKMVIDEDGWLHTGDLAVMDDRGYCKITGRLKDMIIRGGENIYPREIEEFLYTHPAIQDAQVIGVPDKKYGEEIMACIILKKNIENPPNEDDIIEFVRGGLSRFKCPKYVWFVEEYPLTASGKVQKYKLREMAIAKLNLHEEASIEIA